In Solea senegalensis isolate Sse05_10M linkage group LG18, IFAPA_SoseM_1, whole genome shotgun sequence, a single window of DNA contains:
- the adam11 gene encoding disintegrin and metalloproteinase domain-containing protein 11 isoform X2 → MLAVRCLLFAAACATALQGELPLADEVVQPKRLLHQIYSQEELLHSRLDTRVRNHSAGEQPVHLAQCSFLVKAFGTSFILDLELNHNLLSTEYVERHYEDDGQLSESMGGEHCYYHGQVRGIHGSWAALSTCHGLRGMFSDGNFSYVIEPVGRGEEHNDHTVHRMPGIDLFQPPCPGCSVNSTRPEEQPDGLSEGDEWSEDGKPVAAGRLRRSKRQVRRGQRTVQTETKYIELMVVNDHELFVQLRRSTTQTKNFAKAVVNMADAIYKEQLNTRIVLVSMETWSSENRISVGDDALLTLRDFMKYRKESIKERCDAVHLFSGRTFMSSRSEAAFIGGICSLSRGGGINEFGSVGPMAITLCQSLGQNIGMLRNKERPAAGDCRCPDPWLGCIMEDTGYYLPRKFSRCSIDEYLRFLQQGGGSCLFNKPSKLFDPPECGNGYVELGEECDCGSLVDCARSGANCCKKCTLTHNAMCSNGLCCRDCKYELRGVTCRETVNDCDIPETCTGDSSQCPHNVHKLDGYTCDVGQGRCYGGRCKTRDSQCRTLWGYNSADRFCYEKLNSEGTEKGNCGPDSSGQGWMPCNKQDVLCGLLLCTNLTEKPRFGELIGKLTSLTIHHQNRYLDCRGGHAVLDDGLDLGYVEDGTPCGPNMMCTERRCSAVNTFNLSTCPGSSSSRICSHHGTCSNEMKCICDPDFTGKDCSVFDPIPIPTAPDGPEKHKGPSGTNIIIGSVAGAILVAAIILGGTGWGFKNIRRGRSS, encoded by the exons ATGCTCGCGGTGAGATGCCTGCTGTTCGCTGCAGCGTGTGCCACAG ctctgcagggAGAGCTCCCTCTCGCAGACGAGGTCGTTCAGCCCAAGCGGCTCCTGCATCAGATCTACTCACAGGAGGAGCTGCTTCACAGCCGCCTGGACACCAGAGTCCGAAACCACAGCGCCGGAGAGCAG CCGGTCCATCTGGCCCAGTGCAGCTTCCTGGTGAAGGCCTTTGGCACTTCTTTCATCCTTGACCTGGAACTCAACCA TAATCTCCTGTCTACAGAGTATGTGGAGCGGCACTATGAGGATGATGGGCAGCTGTCAGAAAGTATG GGGGGAGAGCATTGCTACTACCACGGGCAAGTGCGAGGGATACACGGCTCCTGGGCCGCGCTGTCCACCTGCCATGGCCTGCG TGGGATGTTCTCCGATGGGAACTTCTCTTATGTGATTGAGCCAGTTGGCCGTGGAGAG GAGCACAATGACCACACTGTGCACCGCATGCCAGGCATTGACCTCTTCCAACCTCCATGTCCAG gaTGCTCTGTGAACAGCACTCGGCCTGAGGAGCAGCCAGATGGCCTCAGTGAAGGAGACGAGTGGTCTGAGGATGGAAAGCCCGTCGCTGCAGGACGACTGAGACGCTCAAAGAGACAA GTGCGGCGAGGCCAGCGCACGGTCCAAACCGAGACCAAGTACATCGAGCTGATGGTGGTGAACGACCATGAGCTG TTTGTGCAGCTCCGCCGCTCGACCACACAGACAAAGAACTTTGCCAAAGCAGTGGTGAACATGGCCGACGCG ATCTACAAGGAGCAGCTCAACACTCGCATCGTCCTGGTCTCCATGGAAACCTGGTCGTCTGAAAACAGAATCTCTGTCGGCGACGATGCCCTGCTCACCCTGCGAGACTTCATGAAGTACAGGAAGGAGAGCATCAAGGAGCGCTGCGACGCTGTGCACCTCTTCTC TGGGAGGACATTCATGAGCAGCCGCAGTGAGGCCGCCTTCATCGGGGGCATCTGCTCACTCAGCAGGGGGGGAGGCATTAATGAG TTTGGCAGTGTGGGTCCCATGGCCATCACATTGTGTCAGAGTCTTGGTCAGAACATCGGCATGCTGAGGAATAAGGAGCGACCAGCTGCAG GAGACTGCAGGTGTCCAGATCCCTGGCTGGGCTGCATCATGGAGGATACAGg TTACTACCTGCCTCGGAAGTTTTCTCGCTGCAGTATCGACGAGTACCTGCGCTTCCTCCAGCAGGGAGGAGGCAGCTGCCTCTTCAACAAGCCCAGCAAG CTCTTTGACCCACCAGAGTGTGGTAATGGATATGTTGAGCTGGGAGAGGAGTGTGACTGTGGATCACTAGTG GATTGTGCTCGCAGTGGagccaactgctgtaaaaagtGTACACTTACCCACAATGCCATGTGCAGTAACGGCCTCTGCTGCAGGGACTGTAAg TACGAGCTGAGAGGCGTGACGTGCCGAGAAACCGTTAATGACTGTGACATCCCTGAGACCTGCACAGGAGACTCCAGTCAG TGTCCTCATAATGTCCACAAACTGGACGGCTACACGTGCGATGTTGGCCAG gGTCGTTGTTATGGAGGTCGCTGTAAGACCAGAGACAGCCAGTGCAGGACTCTGTGGGGCTACA ACTCGGCGGACAGGTTCTGCTATGAGAAGCTGAACTCTGAGGGCACAGAGAAAGGAAACTGTGGCCCGGACTCCTCCGGTCAGGGATGGATGCCGTGCAACAAGCA AGACGTTCTGTGTGGTCTGCTGCTGTGCACTAATCTGACAGAGAAGCCCAGGTTTGGCGAGCTGATCGGGAAGCTCACGAGTCTGACTATCCACCATCAGAACAGATACCTGGACTGCAG GGGAGGCCATGCTGTACTGGATGATGGTTTAGACCTTGGCTACGTGGAGGACGGGACGCCATGTGGGCCAAACATGATGTGCACGGAGCGCCGCTGCAGCGCCGTGAACACGTTCAACCTCAGCACCTGCCCGGGTTCATCGTCCTCCCGTATCTGCTCTCACCACGGG acaTGCAGTAATGAGATGAAGTGTATCTGTGATCCAGACTTCACCGGGAAAGACTGTAGCGTCTTTGACCCAATCCCCATCCCAACCGCACCAGACGGTCCAGAAAAGCACAAAG GTCCCAGTGGCACCAATATCATAATAGGTTCGGTTGCTGGTGCAATTCTGGTGGCAGCCATCATCCTGGGGGGAACAGGCTGGGGATTTAA AAACATCCGAAGAGGAAG ATCTTCATGA
- the adam11 gene encoding disintegrin and metalloproteinase domain-containing protein 11 isoform X1, whose translation MLAVRCLLFAAACATALQGELPLADEVVQPKRLLHQIYSQEELLHSRLDTRVRNHSAGEQPVHLAQCSFLVKAFGTSFILDLELNHNLLSTEYVERHYEDDGQLSESMGGEHCYYHGQVRGIHGSWAALSTCHGLRGMFSDGNFSYVIEPVGRGEEHNDHTVHRMPGIDLFQPPCPGCSVNSTRPEEQPDGLSEGDEWSEDGKPVAAGRLRRSKRQVRRGQRTVQTETKYIELMVVNDHELFVQLRRSTTQTKNFAKAVVNMADAIYKEQLNTRIVLVSMETWSSENRISVGDDALLTLRDFMKYRKESIKERCDAVHLFSGRTFMSSRSEAAFIGGICSLSRGGGINEFGSVGPMAITLCQSLGQNIGMLRNKERPAAGDCRCPDPWLGCIMEDTGYYLPRKFSRCSIDEYLRFLQQGGGSCLFNKPSKLFDPPECGNGYVELGEECDCGSLVDCARSGANCCKKCTLTHNAMCSNGLCCRDCKYELRGVTCRETVNDCDIPETCTGDSSQCPHNVHKLDGYTCDVGQGRCYGGRCKTRDSQCRTLWGYNSADRFCYEKLNSEGTEKGNCGPDSSGQGWMPCNKQDVLCGLLLCTNLTEKPRFGELIGKLTSLTIHHQNRYLDCRGGHAVLDDGLDLGYVEDGTPCGPNMMCTERRCSAVNTFNLSTCPGSSSSRICSHHGTCSNEMKCICDPDFTGKDCSVFDPIPIPTAPDGPEKHKGPSGTNIIIGSVAGAILVAAIILGGTGWGFKNIRRGRYDPAFQS comes from the exons ATGCTCGCGGTGAGATGCCTGCTGTTCGCTGCAGCGTGTGCCACAG ctctgcagggAGAGCTCCCTCTCGCAGACGAGGTCGTTCAGCCCAAGCGGCTCCTGCATCAGATCTACTCACAGGAGGAGCTGCTTCACAGCCGCCTGGACACCAGAGTCCGAAACCACAGCGCCGGAGAGCAG CCGGTCCATCTGGCCCAGTGCAGCTTCCTGGTGAAGGCCTTTGGCACTTCTTTCATCCTTGACCTGGAACTCAACCA TAATCTCCTGTCTACAGAGTATGTGGAGCGGCACTATGAGGATGATGGGCAGCTGTCAGAAAGTATG GGGGGAGAGCATTGCTACTACCACGGGCAAGTGCGAGGGATACACGGCTCCTGGGCCGCGCTGTCCACCTGCCATGGCCTGCG TGGGATGTTCTCCGATGGGAACTTCTCTTATGTGATTGAGCCAGTTGGCCGTGGAGAG GAGCACAATGACCACACTGTGCACCGCATGCCAGGCATTGACCTCTTCCAACCTCCATGTCCAG gaTGCTCTGTGAACAGCACTCGGCCTGAGGAGCAGCCAGATGGCCTCAGTGAAGGAGACGAGTGGTCTGAGGATGGAAAGCCCGTCGCTGCAGGACGACTGAGACGCTCAAAGAGACAA GTGCGGCGAGGCCAGCGCACGGTCCAAACCGAGACCAAGTACATCGAGCTGATGGTGGTGAACGACCATGAGCTG TTTGTGCAGCTCCGCCGCTCGACCACACAGACAAAGAACTTTGCCAAAGCAGTGGTGAACATGGCCGACGCG ATCTACAAGGAGCAGCTCAACACTCGCATCGTCCTGGTCTCCATGGAAACCTGGTCGTCTGAAAACAGAATCTCTGTCGGCGACGATGCCCTGCTCACCCTGCGAGACTTCATGAAGTACAGGAAGGAGAGCATCAAGGAGCGCTGCGACGCTGTGCACCTCTTCTC TGGGAGGACATTCATGAGCAGCCGCAGTGAGGCCGCCTTCATCGGGGGCATCTGCTCACTCAGCAGGGGGGGAGGCATTAATGAG TTTGGCAGTGTGGGTCCCATGGCCATCACATTGTGTCAGAGTCTTGGTCAGAACATCGGCATGCTGAGGAATAAGGAGCGACCAGCTGCAG GAGACTGCAGGTGTCCAGATCCCTGGCTGGGCTGCATCATGGAGGATACAGg TTACTACCTGCCTCGGAAGTTTTCTCGCTGCAGTATCGACGAGTACCTGCGCTTCCTCCAGCAGGGAGGAGGCAGCTGCCTCTTCAACAAGCCCAGCAAG CTCTTTGACCCACCAGAGTGTGGTAATGGATATGTTGAGCTGGGAGAGGAGTGTGACTGTGGATCACTAGTG GATTGTGCTCGCAGTGGagccaactgctgtaaaaagtGTACACTTACCCACAATGCCATGTGCAGTAACGGCCTCTGCTGCAGGGACTGTAAg TACGAGCTGAGAGGCGTGACGTGCCGAGAAACCGTTAATGACTGTGACATCCCTGAGACCTGCACAGGAGACTCCAGTCAG TGTCCTCATAATGTCCACAAACTGGACGGCTACACGTGCGATGTTGGCCAG gGTCGTTGTTATGGAGGTCGCTGTAAGACCAGAGACAGCCAGTGCAGGACTCTGTGGGGCTACA ACTCGGCGGACAGGTTCTGCTATGAGAAGCTGAACTCTGAGGGCACAGAGAAAGGAAACTGTGGCCCGGACTCCTCCGGTCAGGGATGGATGCCGTGCAACAAGCA AGACGTTCTGTGTGGTCTGCTGCTGTGCACTAATCTGACAGAGAAGCCCAGGTTTGGCGAGCTGATCGGGAAGCTCACGAGTCTGACTATCCACCATCAGAACAGATACCTGGACTGCAG GGGAGGCCATGCTGTACTGGATGATGGTTTAGACCTTGGCTACGTGGAGGACGGGACGCCATGTGGGCCAAACATGATGTGCACGGAGCGCCGCTGCAGCGCCGTGAACACGTTCAACCTCAGCACCTGCCCGGGTTCATCGTCCTCCCGTATCTGCTCTCACCACGGG acaTGCAGTAATGAGATGAAGTGTATCTGTGATCCAGACTTCACCGGGAAAGACTGTAGCGTCTTTGACCCAATCCCCATCCCAACCGCACCAGACGGTCCAGAAAAGCACAAAG GTCCCAGTGGCACCAATATCATAATAGGTTCGGTTGCTGGTGCAATTCTGGTGGCAGCCATCATCCTGGGGGGAACAGGCTGGGGATTTAA AAACATCCGAAGAGGAAGGTACGATCCAGCGTTTCAGTCCTGA